A window from Mycobacterium saskatchewanense encodes these proteins:
- a CDS encoding type I polyketide synthase, producing the protein MNGNHDELVKALRKTLKENERLKRENRQYLSVIAEAAPEPVAVVGMACRYPGGVDSPKALWEMVVRGRDVVSDFPADRGWDLAGLFDPDPDAVGKSYTRCGGFLADVADFDAAFFGIAPSEALAMDPQQRLLLEVSWEALERAGIDPFALRGSQTGVFAGIFHGSYGGQGRVPGDLERYGLRGSTLSVASGRVAYALGLEGPAVSVDTACSSSLVALHLAAQSLRSGECDLALAGGVTVMATPAMFVEFSRQRALAVDGRCKAYAGAADGTGFSEGVGVLVLERLADARRSGHQVLALLRGSAVNQDGASNGLATPNGPSQQRVIRAALTNARLNTADVDVVEGHGTGTTLGDPIEAQALLATYGRGRPADRPLWLGSIKSNMGHTSAAAGAGGVIKMVQAMRHGLMPKTLHVDEPTPHVDWSAGAVSLLTEPRPWPAGDRPRRAGVSSFGISGTNAHVILEEPPSDVAAADGDDVPVPWVVSARSADALARQAERLLEHVQAHPESRAVDVGWSLVSTRPQFEHRAVLVGGDREGELAGLAAGEPGAGVVVGRAGAVGRTVFVFPGQGSQWAGMGAELLDASSVFAEHLHRCEKALAEHVQWSLVDVLRGSPGAPGLDRVDVVQPALWAVMVSLAELWRSVGVTPDAVIGHSQGEIAAACVAGALSLEDAARVVALRSRLLLRLSGAGGMVSLACGAQQARELIAPWGDRLNVAAVNGVSAVAVSGATDALAELMRRCEAEGVRARVIDVDYASHSAQVEAIGAELADALAGLAPRSSSVAFFSTVTGERMDGAGLTAAYWYQSIRETVQFERAVRTACAAGYGAFVECSPHPILTAGIEQIWADCRGGDEPVVIPSLGRDDGGLQRFWASVGQAHVAGVGVDWRSALAGFGGRRVDLPTYAFARQRFWLPGGFAGSSDAAGMGLAAAGHGLLGAILRRPDSGGVVLTGRISTVAQPWLADHAVSGTVILPGAAFVEMAVRAGDEVGCAAIEELTLATPLVLPAAGSVRIQVVVGPDESGRRDVSVYSCAAHDDSAWARHAQGTLSVAPVPPAGDLSVWPPVGASPVDVIGAYERLAERGYDYGHAFRGLRALWRRGDEVFAEVAVPDDGVQGGGFGVHPVLLDAALHALGVASEHQQTVLPFSWQGVSLHAAGARRARVRIAPAGDGAVSVDLTDARGLPLLSVRSLAMRPLASGRLPSAATSGDDLAGLLGLEWAPIPLVENDVRDGVVVWELPSAAPDVVRSVHAATTEALKVLQSWLTGEASGVLVVRTSGAVALAGDDVPDLAGAAVWGLVRSAQAEHPGRVVLVDSDDSLDVAGVLDSGEPQVIIRDGAAYAARLAPLAARPLLRLPPEWRLGPGGAGTFEDLVVRRCPRAVLAPGQVRVAVAAVGVNFRDVLVALGMYPGGGQLGAEGAGRVLEVGPGVTGLAVGDAVLGLLGVVGSEAVVDARLLAPVPAGWSLARAASVPVVFLTAFYGLSVLAGLRAGQRVLVHAATGGVGMAAVQLARHCGAEVFATASRGKWDTLRAMGFDEEHIGDSRTLDFEEKFRSVTGGAGVDVVLNSLAGEFTDASLRLLAPGGHFVEMGKTDPRDPQAVAEQYRGARYRAFDLIEVGPDRTADMLAEVLRLMADGALKPLPLRAFDVRCAPAAYRYVGSARHIGKVVLTFPDGPDGVLSGCGGLVGGSAVITGGTGMAGSALARHLVERYGVAHVVLASRAGADARGVSELVAELTDAGARVSVVACDVADRDAVAGMLARIPAEHPLRAVVHAAGVLDDGLISSLTADRVDAVLRAKVDGAWYLHELTRQHDLSAFVVFSSMAGTVGTAGQANYAAANSFLDGLVAHRRAHGLPGLSLAWGLWEQASAMTAHLGDRDKARMGRIGLAPLTTAQALDAFDTAMLVDRPVLVAAHLDRAALAANADGLPPLLRNLSARPARRVVADTAAASTTGLAARLHAMSPDARQRHLVDLVRGNAATVLGLPDADVDPGRSFQELGFDSLTAVELRNRLKTATGLTLSPTLIFDYPTPSVLAGHLDTHLAHAAAAPGPMARFNDVATELGALLDSPGWDPAEKAAARARVQQLLGTPAADHLDDDLQAATESELFAILDEELGS; encoded by the coding sequence GTGAACGGCAATCACGATGAGCTCGTCAAGGCGCTCCGCAAAACGCTGAAGGAAAACGAGCGTCTGAAGCGGGAGAACCGCCAGTACCTGTCGGTGATCGCGGAGGCCGCACCGGAGCCGGTCGCGGTGGTGGGGATGGCCTGCCGCTATCCCGGCGGCGTGGACTCGCCGAAGGCCCTGTGGGAGATGGTGGTGCGCGGCCGCGACGTGGTGTCGGACTTCCCGGCCGACCGCGGTTGGGACCTGGCGGGGCTGTTCGATCCCGACCCCGACGCGGTGGGGAAGTCCTACACCCGTTGCGGAGGATTCCTGGCGGACGTCGCTGATTTCGATGCCGCGTTCTTCGGCATCGCGCCCAGTGAGGCGCTCGCGATGGATCCCCAGCAGCGCCTGCTGCTGGAGGTGTCGTGGGAGGCGCTGGAGCGCGCCGGCATCGACCCGTTCGCGTTGCGCGGTTCACAGACGGGCGTGTTCGCCGGCATCTTTCACGGCTCGTACGGCGGCCAGGGGCGCGTGCCGGGGGACCTGGAGAGGTACGGGCTGCGCGGTTCGACGCTGAGCGTGGCCTCGGGCCGGGTGGCCTACGCGCTGGGGCTGGAGGGCCCGGCGGTGTCGGTCGACACGGCGTGCTCGTCGTCGTTGGTCGCCCTGCACCTGGCGGCGCAGTCGCTGCGCTCGGGAGAATGCGACCTGGCGCTCGCCGGGGGTGTGACCGTGATGGCCACCCCGGCCATGTTCGTCGAATTCAGCCGCCAGCGGGCGCTGGCCGTCGACGGCCGGTGCAAGGCGTACGCGGGCGCCGCCGACGGGACGGGGTTCTCCGAGGGCGTCGGGGTGCTGGTCCTCGAGCGGCTGGCCGACGCCCGGCGGTCGGGGCATCAGGTCCTGGCGCTGCTCCGGGGGTCGGCGGTCAACCAGGACGGCGCCTCCAACGGGCTGGCGACGCCCAACGGGCCGTCGCAGCAGCGGGTGATCCGCGCGGCGCTGACCAACGCGCGCCTGAACACGGCCGACGTGGACGTGGTCGAGGGGCACGGGACCGGGACGACGCTGGGCGACCCCATCGAGGCCCAGGCGCTGCTGGCTACGTACGGGCGGGGCCGACCGGCCGACCGGCCGCTGTGGTTGGGCTCGATCAAATCCAACATGGGCCACACCTCGGCGGCGGCTGGCGCGGGCGGCGTCATCAAGATGGTGCAGGCCATGCGGCATGGGCTGATGCCGAAGACCCTGCACGTGGACGAGCCGACGCCGCACGTCGACTGGTCGGCCGGGGCGGTGTCGTTGCTGACCGAACCGCGACCCTGGCCCGCGGGGGACCGGCCGCGCCGCGCGGGCGTGTCGTCGTTCGGGATCAGCGGGACCAACGCGCACGTGATCCTGGAGGAGCCGCCCTCGGACGTTGCCGCCGCCGATGGCGACGACGTGCCCGTGCCGTGGGTGGTGTCGGCACGATCGGCGGACGCGCTGGCCCGCCAAGCCGAGCGGCTTCTGGAACACGTGCAAGCCCACCCGGAGTCGCGCGCGGTCGACGTGGGTTGGTCGCTGGTGTCGACGCGACCCCAGTTCGAGCATCGCGCGGTGCTGGTCGGCGGGGACCGCGAGGGCGAATTGGCGGGCCTCGCGGCCGGTGAGCCCGGCGCGGGCGTGGTGGTCGGCCGGGCGGGCGCGGTCGGCAGGACGGTCTTCGTGTTTCCCGGCCAGGGCTCCCAGTGGGCCGGCATGGGGGCCGAATTGCTCGACGCGTCATCGGTTTTCGCCGAGCACCTGCATCGCTGCGAGAAGGCGCTGGCCGAGCACGTGCAGTGGTCGCTGGTGGACGTGCTCCGCGGATCGCCGGGTGCGCCCGGCCTGGACCGGGTGGACGTGGTGCAGCCGGCGCTGTGGGCGGTGATGGTGTCGCTGGCCGAACTGTGGCGGTCGGTGGGCGTGACACCCGACGCGGTTATCGGGCACTCGCAGGGCGAGATCGCCGCCGCCTGCGTGGCCGGGGCGCTGTCGCTGGAGGACGCCGCCCGGGTCGTGGCGCTCAGGAGCCGGCTGCTGCTGCGATTATCGGGCGCGGGCGGCATGGTGTCGCTGGCGTGCGGGGCGCAGCAGGCCCGGGAGCTGATCGCTCCCTGGGGCGATCGGCTCAACGTCGCGGCCGTCAACGGCGTCTCGGCGGTCGCCGTCTCCGGGGCGACGGACGCCCTGGCGGAGCTGATGCGCCGCTGCGAGGCCGAAGGCGTCCGGGCCCGGGTCATCGACGTCGACTACGCATCACATTCGGCACAGGTCGAGGCGATTGGCGCGGAACTGGCCGATGCGCTGGCCGGCCTCGCGCCGCGGTCGTCGTCGGTAGCGTTCTTCTCCACCGTGACCGGTGAGCGCATGGACGGCGCCGGCCTGACCGCCGCGTACTGGTACCAAAGCATCCGGGAGACGGTGCAGTTCGAGCGCGCCGTACGCACGGCCTGCGCCGCCGGGTACGGCGCGTTCGTCGAATGCAGCCCGCACCCCATCCTGACCGCCGGGATCGAGCAGATCTGGGCGGACTGCCGGGGCGGCGACGAGCCCGTCGTCATCCCGTCGTTGGGCCGCGACGACGGAGGGCTGCAACGCTTCTGGGCGTCGGTCGGCCAGGCGCACGTGGCGGGGGTGGGTGTCGACTGGCGGTCCGCCCTCGCGGGGTTCGGTGGGCGGCGCGTTGACCTGCCCACCTATGCCTTTGCCCGGCAACGGTTCTGGCTTCCCGGCGGTTTTGCGGGTTCTTCCGACGCCGCGGGCATGGGCCTGGCGGCCGCCGGGCACGGACTGCTGGGCGCAATCCTCCGGCGGCCGGACTCGGGCGGGGTGGTGCTGACGGGCCGGATCTCGACGGTCGCGCAGCCATGGCTGGCCGATCACGCGGTGAGCGGGACCGTGATCTTGCCGGGGGCGGCGTTCGTCGAGATGGCCGTGCGGGCCGGCGACGAGGTCGGGTGCGCGGCGATCGAGGAGTTGACGCTGGCGACCCCGCTGGTCCTGCCCGCGGCCGGTTCGGTGCGGATCCAGGTGGTGGTGGGCCCCGACGAATCGGGGCGCCGCGATGTGTCCGTGTATTCGTGCGCCGCACACGACGATTCGGCCTGGGCGCGGCACGCGCAGGGGACGTTGAGCGTGGCGCCCGTGCCGCCGGCCGGTGACCTGTCGGTGTGGCCGCCGGTGGGTGCCTCGCCGGTCGACGTCATCGGGGCCTACGAGCGGCTGGCGGAGCGAGGGTACGACTACGGCCACGCGTTCCGAGGCCTGCGGGCGCTGTGGCGGCGCGGCGACGAGGTCTTCGCCGAGGTCGCCGTGCCCGACGACGGGGTGCAGGGCGGCGGCTTCGGCGTGCACCCGGTGCTGCTCGACGCCGCACTGCACGCGCTCGGGGTCGCGAGCGAACACCAGCAAACGGTCCTGCCGTTCTCGTGGCAAGGGGTGTCGCTGCACGCGGCGGGCGCACGGCGGGCGCGGGTCCGCATCGCGCCCGCGGGTGACGGGGCGGTGTCGGTCGACCTGACCGACGCGCGCGGGCTGCCGCTGCTGTCGGTCCGGTCGCTGGCGATGCGGCCCCTCGCGTCCGGGCGGCTGCCAAGCGCCGCGACGTCCGGGGACGACCTGGCGGGCCTGCTGGGCCTGGAGTGGGCCCCGATTCCATTGGTGGAAAACGATGTTCGCGACGGCGTGGTGGTGTGGGAATTGCCGAGCGCCGCACCTGACGTGGTGCGGTCGGTGCACGCGGCGACCACCGAGGCGTTGAAGGTGCTGCAGTCCTGGCTGACCGGCGAGGCGTCCGGTGTGCTGGTGGTGCGGACCAGCGGGGCTGTCGCGCTCGCCGGCGATGACGTCCCGGACCTGGCGGGGGCGGCCGTATGGGGGCTGGTGCGTTCCGCGCAGGCCGAGCATCCGGGCCGGGTCGTGCTGGTCGACTCCGACGACTCGCTGGATGTGGCGGGGGTCCTCGACTCCGGCGAGCCCCAGGTGATCATCCGCGACGGCGCGGCGTACGCGGCCCGGCTGGCGCCCCTGGCGGCGCGGCCGCTGCTGAGGTTGCCACCGGAGTGGCGGTTGGGGCCCGGGGGTGCGGGCACGTTCGAGGACCTGGTGGTGCGCCGATGCCCGCGGGCCGTACTGGCGCCGGGGCAGGTGCGGGTCGCGGTGGCCGCGGTCGGCGTCAACTTCCGTGATGTGCTGGTGGCGTTGGGGATGTACCCCGGGGGCGGTCAGCTGGGCGCCGAGGGCGCCGGACGCGTGCTCGAGGTCGGGCCGGGCGTGACGGGGCTGGCCGTGGGCGACGCGGTGCTGGGGCTGCTCGGGGTGGTCGGGTCCGAGGCGGTGGTCGACGCGCGTCTGCTGGCGCCGGTGCCTGCGGGGTGGTCGTTGGCGCGGGCCGCGAGCGTTCCGGTGGTGTTCCTGACGGCGTTCTACGGGTTGTCGGTCCTGGCGGGCCTGCGCGCCGGGCAGCGCGTGCTGGTGCACGCCGCGACCGGCGGGGTCGGCATGGCGGCGGTGCAACTGGCCCGGCATTGCGGCGCCGAAGTATTCGCCACGGCCAGCCGGGGCAAATGGGACACGTTGCGCGCCATGGGTTTCGACGAGGAGCACATTGGCGACTCCCGCACGCTGGATTTCGAGGAGAAGTTCCGGTCCGTTACCGGCGGGGCCGGCGTCGACGTCGTACTCAACTCGCTGGCCGGCGAGTTCACCGATGCGTCGCTGCGGCTGTTGGCCCCCGGCGGGCATTTCGTCGAGATGGGCAAGACCGACCCCCGCGACCCACAGGCTGTCGCCGAACAGTACCGGGGCGCGCGGTACCGGGCGTTCGATCTCATCGAGGTCGGCCCCGACCGGACCGCGGACATGCTTGCCGAGGTGCTGCGGCTAATGGCCGACGGTGCACTGAAACCGTTGCCTCTGAGGGCGTTTGACGTCAGGTGCGCGCCCGCGGCGTATCGGTACGTCGGTTCGGCGCGGCATATCGGCAAGGTCGTGCTCACCTTCCCGGACGGCCCGGACGGTGTGCTCAGCGGGTGTGGCGGCCTGGTTGGGGGCAGCGCGGTGATCACCGGGGGCACCGGCATGGCCGGTTCGGCCCTGGCCCGCCACCTCGTCGAGCGGTATGGGGTGGCTCACGTGGTGCTGGCCAGCCGGGCCGGCGCTGACGCGCGCGGGGTCAGCGAGCTGGTGGCCGAGCTGACCGATGCCGGGGCGCGGGTGTCGGTGGTGGCCTGCGACGTCGCCGACCGCGACGCGGTGGCGGGGATGCTGGCCCGGATCCCGGCGGAGCACCCCCTGCGGGCGGTGGTGCACGCCGCGGGTGTCCTCGACGACGGGCTGATCTCCTCGTTGACCGCGGATCGGGTGGACGCGGTGCTGCGGGCCAAAGTCGACGGCGCATGGTATCTGCACGAGCTGACCCGGCAGCACGATCTGTCGGCCTTCGTGGTGTTCTCGTCGATGGCCGGGACTGTGGGCACCGCGGGGCAGGCCAATTACGCGGCGGCGAACAGCTTCCTTGACGGCCTCGTCGCCCACCGCCGCGCGCATGGTCTGCCCGGTTTGTCGCTGGCGTGGGGGCTTTGGGAACAGGCGTCGGCGATGACTGCGCACCTGGGTGATCGCGACAAGGCGCGGATGGGCCGGATCGGGCTCGCCCCCCTCACCACCGCGCAGGCGCTGGACGCGTTCGACACCGCAATGTTGGTGGACCGTCCCGTGCTGGTGGCCGCGCACCTGGACCGCGCGGCGCTCGCCGCCAACGCCGACGGGCTGCCGCCCCTGCTGCGGAACCTGTCAGCTCGCCCGGCCCGGCGGGTCGTCGCCGACACGGCCGCCGCCTCCACAACCGGCCTGGCCGCGCGCCTGCACGCGATGAGCCCTGACGCCCGGCAGCGGCACCTGGTCGACCTGGTCCGCGGCAACGCCGCCACCGTATTGGGCCTGCCGGACGCGGACGTCGACCCCGGCCGCTCATTCCAGGAGCTGGGCTTCGACTCGCTGACCGCCGTCGAGCTGCGCAACCGGCTGAAAACAGCCACCGGACTAACCCTTTCGCCCACCTTGATCTTCGATTACCCGACGCCGTCCGTCCTGGCCGGGCACCTCGACACCCACCTTGCCCATGCCGCCGCCGCGCCCGGCCCGATGGCCCGGTTCAACGACGTCGCAACCGAACTGGGCGCGCTGCTCGACAGCCCCGGCTGGGACCCGGCCGAAAAGGCGGCGGCCCGGGCGCGCGTTCAGCAGCTCCTGGGGACCCCGGCGGCCGACCACCTGGACGACGACCTGCAGGCCGCCACCGAAAGCGAACTCTTCGCGATCCTCGACGAGGAACTGGGATCCTGA